From Rubinisphaera margarita, a single genomic window includes:
- a CDS encoding ABC transporter ATP-binding protein, whose protein sequence is MQHQPSSRQKFETYRHDLLHPEPNRKKSGGRRERSAGRLVLEFFRLLKGHRSAVTFSLATLSVATLFALLPPVGVKFVVDYVLGDKPVPDSVPGWVPRDPWPLLLAITLTVLGISIMKMILHVVSRWEATRVTKLLQMSVRKQVYEHAIRLPLHRIHELRSGGAASILRQDAGSVGDLVFGMLYNPWRAVIQLLGSLAVLTWVDWRLLVGGTVLIPVVFFSHRTWINRIRPQFRKIRAQREEVDALATESFGGIRIVRGFSQQRAETNRIMRGNHLMGRQELYAWWWSRWIEIVWQTIIPLSSASLLIYGGYQVLQGTLTLGDLMMFLVYLLMLLDPLAVLAESAAAFQNSLSGLDRVLDLLAEPQEMSEHKTDEGTDVAECAGRITFENVSFGYPGADHPALIDCSIDVQPGETVALVGPSGAGKTTFCNLVARFYDPTSGTIRLDGIDLKSIEVESYRRLIGIVEQDVFLFDGSVAANIGYGRRDATLEEIRAAAQVANAAEFIEGLPKGYDTVIGERGVKLSGGQRQRLAIARAVVADPRILILDEATSNLDTQSERLIQASLVSLMQDRTCFVIAHRLSTIVHADRILVMQGGRIIETGTHHELMAADGRYRQMVQMQMEPESDFLSEDAVAP, encoded by the coding sequence ATGCAGCATCAGCCGAGCAGCCGCCAGAAATTCGAGACCTATCGCCACGATCTCCTTCACCCGGAACCGAACCGCAAAAAGTCGGGAGGCCGCCGGGAACGATCGGCTGGACGCCTGGTGCTGGAGTTCTTCCGTCTGCTGAAAGGGCATCGGTCGGCTGTGACGTTCTCACTGGCGACACTCTCGGTGGCGACATTGTTCGCCCTGTTACCGCCAGTCGGAGTGAAATTTGTTGTCGACTATGTTCTCGGCGACAAACCGGTGCCGGATTCGGTTCCCGGCTGGGTGCCGCGAGATCCCTGGCCGTTGCTGCTGGCGATCACACTCACCGTGCTTGGCATCTCCATCATGAAGATGATCCTGCATGTGGTCAGCCGCTGGGAAGCGACCCGCGTCACCAAACTGCTGCAGATGTCGGTTCGCAAGCAGGTTTACGAACACGCCATTCGCCTGCCATTGCATCGCATTCACGAACTGCGCTCTGGGGGAGCAGCCAGCATTCTCCGCCAGGATGCCGGCAGCGTCGGCGATCTTGTCTTCGGCATGCTCTACAACCCGTGGCGAGCCGTCATTCAGTTACTCGGAAGTCTGGCGGTCCTCACCTGGGTCGACTGGCGGCTGCTTGTCGGCGGCACGGTTCTGATTCCGGTTGTCTTCTTCTCCCATCGCACGTGGATCAACCGCATCCGTCCGCAGTTCCGCAAGATCCGGGCTCAGCGGGAAGAAGTCGATGCACTGGCGACCGAATCGTTTGGCGGCATTCGCATCGTACGGGGATTCAGCCAGCAGCGAGCCGAGACGAACCGGATTATGCGGGGCAATCACCTGATGGGGCGTCAGGAACTGTATGCCTGGTGGTGGTCGCGGTGGATTGAAATCGTCTGGCAGACCATCATCCCGTTGTCTTCGGCCAGTCTGCTGATCTACGGCGGCTATCAGGTGCTGCAGGGAACGTTGACGCTTGGCGATTTGATGATGTTCCTTGTCTATCTCTTGATGCTGCTCGACCCACTGGCGGTGCTCGCGGAGAGTGCCGCTGCCTTTCAGAACAGCCTGTCGGGTCTCGATCGTGTACTCGATCTGCTCGCCGAGCCTCAGGAAATGAGTGAGCACAAAACCGATGAGGGGACTGATGTCGCCGAGTGTGCCGGCCGTATTACGTTCGAGAACGTCAGCTTCGGCTACCCGGGGGCGGATCATCCCGCACTCATCGACTGTTCGATCGATGTCCAGCCCGGGGAAACCGTAGCGCTGGTGGGCCCGAGTGGAGCCGGCAAGACGACATTCTGCAATCTCGTCGCTCGCTTTTATGATCCGACCTCCGGCACGATTCGGCTCGATGGTATCGATTTGAAATCGATCGAGGTCGAGAGCTACCGCCGTCTGATTGGCATCGTGGAACAGGATGTCTTCCTGTTCGATGGTTCGGTCGCGGCAAACATCGGCTACGGCCGCCGCGATGCGACGCTCGAAGAAATTCGGGCGGCTGCTCAGGTCGCCAATGCCGCCGAGTTCATTGAAGGGCTCCCCAAAGGATACGACACCGTGATCGGCGAACGGGGTGTCAAACTGAGCGGAGGTCAACGCCAGCGCCTCGCCATCGCGCGAGCCGTGGTGGCCGATCCGCGGATTCTCATTCTCGACGAAGCGACCAGTAATCTCGATACACAAAGCGAACGCCTGATCCAGGCGAGCCTCGTCTCCCTGATGCAGGATCGCACCTGTTTCGTGATCGCCCACCGCCTCAGCACCATCGTCCATGCCGACCGGATTCTCGTCATGCAGGGAGGCCGCATTATCGAAACCGGCACCCACCACGAACTCATGGCCGCCGACGGACGCTACCGGCAAATGGTCCAGATGCAAATGGAACCCGAATCAGACTTCCTCTCCGAAGACGCCGTCGCTCCCTAA